A region of the Blastocatellia bacterium genome:
GGGGAGAACCTCACGCTCTGTAAAACCGCCGTAGGAGTAATCGGACCATCCCCCCGCGCGTGGGGAGAACGTCTAATGAAATCGTTCGACAAGCCATCTGTCTGGACCATCCCCACGCGCGTGGGGAGAACAAGTCCACGACTGCTGCTGTGAAAATCCAGCTTGGACCATCCCCACGCGCGTGGGGAGAACGCTGTGCTGCTATTAAACAGTTCGCGCTGATGCGGACCATCCCCACGCGCGTGGGGAGAACTCTGCCATCTTGTGGTAAGGCCGACTATACACCACAACTTATTGGGGACCCGTCTCACTATTGTTTGCATCTGTTGATTCAGGCTCTTCCCATTTTTCAGCGACCAACCACAGTCCGGAGACCTCGATACCCTTGCGGTCGGTCGGCCCGCTTGTTTCGATTTTGTAGCCCTGGCAATTTGGAAAACTGCTGATGATGAGCAAGCCAATGCCAGCAGCGTTGCGCTTGATGTATTCGATTGTCTTCTGGTGTGTGCGTCGGTTCAGCGTGCCGACAAAGACGTTCGGGCGCGGCTCGATGAACCAGCGTTTGAGCATCCCACGAATAGCGTCGGGCGTGTCGTTAGCGACGATGACGGTCATCGGATGAGCTCCTCTAGGTCTTTAGGCATTCGCGCAAGCAGTTTCTCCTGCTCGATTCGTTCCTTGAGCAGCACGCGCACCAGTTCACCCTTGTCGTCAGGTTGTTGACTGATGGCCTGGAACGCTGCGGGGAACGAGGTGATCTCCTTGTATAGATCAGCCACATCGTAGATGAATGGCAGTGTACCTGCGTCGTGGATGAAGCCCAGCGACGGCAGGTAGCCGAGTGAACAACAGACCGCTGCGCAGATGGCATAGAGGCTCGCATTGGCTGCCGAGAGCGCGCGGTTGATATTATCGGCGAGGTTCCAGTTGGACTTGTCGTACTGACGTCCTTTCCAGGTGACGCCATACTGTTGTCCGAGTTCCGCGTACTTAGCGCGCACACGCAATCCCTCCATGCCCCGGAGTTCCTTGATGCTATATTGGGCGACGTCAACGGTAGGGAAGCGGAGCGCGAACATCCGGCGGGCAATCTCGGCGCGTTTCTTTTTGTCGGCCCAGAGTGCGGCGTGCTGGCGCGGCTTGGTGTTGTCGTGGTTGGGCGTGATGCCGAAGGCATAAAACCGCATGCCGTCTTCACCGATCCAGCAGACGGGCGTGTTGGAATCGGCGCAGGCTTTCATCGCCGCGTGCGTAACCGTCGTGCCGGGACCGAGCAGCACGGCGGAGATAGTGGCTACGGGCAAGCGATAGACCATGTCGACGCCGATCCACTTGATGCTTGAGTCGTCTACTTCGAGCCGCCCGTGCTCCAGGTAGATCGGCGTCCACCTGTCTTTGGCCGGTGTCAGTGCTTCTAGTGGTGGTTTCTCGAAGATAGGCATAATTACTCCTGAATGAATGCAGGGACGCGAATCAACCGCCCCCACGCGTGTGGGGAGAACATGCACACCGGAGTACTTTCATTCGGGTTCGCCTCCAGGTTCGGCGGTGCGGCCAACTTCCACGTTCACGCGCCGGAGAGCGAACTGGCGGCCTTCAGACGACGAATCTTCTCGACCAAACGATACGGGCACGTCGTTGTAGGAATCCGTGCCTGCGGCGAAACTGGGCGCGTCGGTGACGCGGGTGAACGCTTCCAGCGGCGTGTCACCGATCAACGTCTTCCGCGCTTCGGCCAACGTCTCGTGTAGTCCGCGAAAGAGTGGTTCGGCAGGGATGCAGCTTTTGCGCCCGAACCAGACGCCCCAGGTCGGATTTTCAAGCGCGGCGGCCACGTGTTCAAGCAGCGCGCGATCGCCTGACAGGATGACGCCGAACCGAGCATCAAGTAGGTACTGACGGCGAGTCACAACCGGATCGTCGTTTAGTGTGCCGCTGGCGCGCCGAGTCCCTAACACAGTGTGGAAGTCCTCCAATCGGCGCACCGGCCAATCCTCTACCTTGCCCTTCCAACGGCTGGCTTGCTGGCGTGGGATGGCGATGCTAGTCATGCTTAACTCAGCTAACTTCGGCAACAGCTCCCTTTCTTTCGCCGAACCCTTGGCTACTCCCATCGCAGCGCAGATTAGGCCGATGACGCCGCTCTTGGTCGGATGCAATCCGGTAGTGCGGCGCTGGAAGCGGCTCTGAAAGCCCCACGACTGAAGCGGAGCATCAAGTAGCAATGCGAGATAACCAATTTCAACTGACATGGGCGATGATCTCCTTGCAGAAGTCGTCGAGTGATTTGTCGGGGATAGCAACTTCCAACACTGGCTGGATACCCCAGGTCCTTTTCAACTGTTCGTGATGCTCCTTGAGCGCAGTGATCGAAGCGTCCATCAGACCATTCTTGGAGAAGACCGGTTTCTCGAAGGCGTTGACCAATTGCAGCGGCTGGCCCTTGTCCTTGACCAAACCCAGCACGTAACAGGGCAGCGTGTGCGCGTTCATCGAGTTCTTGCGCGCGCCCGGCACCGCCAGAATCGAGGCGCGCACGAACGTTTCCACGACCGACTTGAATTCGTCGGCGGACAGGGCCGCCAGATGCTGTTTGAGCAGATCAAGGTTCAGTCCCACGTAGCGGTAGTATGTGGCCGATGTGAATTCCAACGTGCCGGTCATACCCGCGCCGGCTTCCTCAGTGGGCTGTAGGTCATCCACTGCGGAGAAGAAATCAATGTCGTTGTCCGCCTTGTGCGTGGATAGTGCATGACTGAACAGCCCCGCGCCTTCCACCGTCAGCGAATGATCGCTGGCCACCATCCGCCCGAAGATGGCAATGTCAGCCGCGTCCTTCACCAGACCTTTCACCGAGCTTTCCTTAAATGTCTTCCGGATTGGTGTCTTCAGCACTTTGGCCACGAGCTTTGTGAATTGCTTTGCCGTGAGCGGCTTCTCTTTTTCCTTTGTCTTCTTGGTTGAGGTCTCCTTCTCAATCGTCTCTTCCGCGTCACCTTCGTCGGTTTCTTCAGCCTTCTCCAGTTCTTCCGGACTGATGCGCTCAACTGCTTGGCAGAGCGTGTTCCGGTCATCTTCGGACAATTCCTTCAACAAATCAGCAAGGCAATTGAACTCGTCCGGCGATAGGAACATCAGGGTCTTGACCTTTCTCTCATCTTTGGGATCGAGCTTGCCAAGATAATGAGCCGCGCATTTGGCCAAAGCTTCGGCTACTTTTGGGTCTAACTTGTGGCGTTCTACCAGCACTTCTGTGATTTTCTCAGTGAACAGACGGCTGCGCCGCCCTGCGTACAAGGTGGGCTGTAATTCGGCAGCGGCCTGCCGAATCGCCCGTTTCAGGCACTGGCTGGAGATGCGCGCCCGCGTGACCCCGCCGAACGTGGCGGACTTGGGTGCGCCTACATCGTCGCGATTCAAACACGAGACGGGGAATGATTGAAGGATGTGCAATTCGATCAGTTTCATATTGGCCTCCTTTTGTTGGATGTGGATCACTCAACTAATTGGCGCGATTACCAGCAAGCCGAAGCCGAACGCTCTGGCTGGGCCGATGCCGCGCGTGAATGCGTCGTAAAATTTCGTCGGATCGGTGACGGTCAGCACACCTTGAAACTCCACAGCGGTGTGCAGGCCGCGCATGCCCTTCTTCTGAAAGTATTCGCGTCCGCGCGGGACGATGCGCAAAGAGCCTTCGTCTACGACAAAACCGCCCTGCTCTGCTTTGCGCTTGATCCACGCGATCAACTCCTCTCGGCGAGTGAGTGGGACGCGGCGACTGTTTTTCTTAAAGGTCCCATCCGGGTTTTGCACAGCGACTTTTTTGGTCGCGTTGGCGCATAATTGAAAGCGATAGCGCCGGCGGGTGAAGTAGCTCGGCGGAATTTCTTTCGGCCCGCGCCAGCCCTCGGGCGGACACCACTCAGGCCGTGTGGGCGCAACCGGCGAGACGATGAGCAACTGGAAGCCGCTTTCTTTTTGGTCGAGCCGCGTCAGGAAATCGCGCGCGTGGCCGTCTCGTCCGGGAAAACATTCCCAGACACGCTGATGCCAATCGTAAACATCGTGAATGTGCAGCCGGGCAGCGGTCGCGTAATCGAGCGTGACTTGGGTCAGGTAGCTCATGGCACGGCCTCCGTGATCGCGGGCGCACCTGTTTCTTCCGATGCCGGCGCACCCCAAAATTCGGCAGCCCAACGCACTTTCACAGCGTCGCTCCAGTACCAGAGATCAACAAACAGTTGCTCATAATTCACCGGGACACCCTTCGACTTCGCAACGAACACGACCGGGCGGATGTGGTCGCAGATCTCCTCGCGGTCGCAGGCCAACAGCCGGCGGAACCGTCCCTCAAACGTGTTATGTTCAGCGCCAAGTTGTCGGCAGGTCGTGCCGAGATTGCCGGCATTGGTTTCTTCGGGATGATGCGCGAACAACCCGGCAACGGTCTCGTACCGGGCGTTTCCAATCCCGCCGAATCGAGCCAGCAACGGCCAGGCGCGGTGACGCTGCGCTGGATTGAGCGCGCGACGCAGATCAGCCATCGCACCCCGGTCATTCTTCAGTTGGCGTAGATACTTCAAAAACTGCGCGGCCAGTTCTTGTGGATCGGTTTGTTTGGTGTTCATGATTCGGTCTCCGGACTATCCTCACGCGCGTGGAAAAGAACAACATAGTAGCTTTGCAAAATCCTATTTCGTGCCGCCATCCCCACGCAGAGAACAAAGGCGGCAGACAGGAATGGCTGCCCCACATCCACCATCCCTCACACGCGTGAGGGAGAACAAAGGTCTTGATCTTAAGTTTCATCATTCAGTCTCTTGCGCCCTAGCGCGTAGGCGCGAATTTGCCGGGCCGTTTCGTGCGGGCAGGCACGGTCGAAAGCGGCCAGCGCCGCGCGCCAGACGGCTTGTCCCCAGGCGGTTTTGTGCCAAGCCTTTTCCAATCCCAACACCTTCGGATTGGCTGCGATGTCCAACAGATCGTTGACGCGGCGCTCAACCTCCGTCCAGAATTGAAATGCAGCTTTGCTTTGCACGCGCTGGCGTTGCTCGCGCATCTCTGCCCGGTCAAGATTGTCGCCAAGTTCCTTGTGATAGACGCTGACAGCGCGGCGGAGCCGAACCTCGATAGCTTCGGCATGCTTCACACCGGCCTCATAGGTGCGCTGGCCAGGGTCGGTCAGCATTGCTGCGGGCACGTGGAAGACGGACTCCAACGTATCAACCAGCTTGGCCTGGTCGGCGACTAACCCGCCCACCCACAGATCAAAGGCCTGGTTGTCGGGTATGTTCTGAAGCGCGACCGGTCCGCCCAGGCTAGCCTGGCTGAGAGTTTTGACGGTGAGCGAATGCAGCTCTCGCCAGGGGGCCCGATCGAGCGAGGCGCGCAACAGAACACGTTCGGACTGACCCTTGGTTTGCCGGATTACAACGGTCGCCGTCGGTTCTCGCCACTGGGGATACGGCGCAAATTTCAGGCCGTTGGCAAGCACCATAGTGTCGCTGTGCTTGTTCAGAAGCACCGCACGCGACAATGGCACGAGCCGTCCCAAATACGTGTCCGTAGCATTACGAACTGAGTCGCCCTTCGCAGGATCGTCGGGCATCTGTTCCCACAGCGGGCGGCCCCACCGTCCTTCGCCGTAAAGTTGCACTACTTGCGAACGGGACAACAGATTTATGTGGATTGTCTCGAGCAAATTCCTACCGCGCACGAGAGCGTGGAGCATGCTGCCAGCGATGCACGGCGCGTGGTCGCTTGAACCCTTTCCTGTTGTTTCCTTGTCGTTCCATAACGCCACGCCGATGCGTCCTCCGGGGGAAAAGCACTGGAAGGTCAGAAGATTCAGTGCCAGTTGCGCCGTTGAGAGTTCTCGCTTCGAGCCGCCTGCGTTGTCAAACAGCGTCGGGTTGTTGCCTGTCGCTAATGCCAGGTCGAGTTTGCTCACCGGATTGCCCTCGTCATCGTCCTTGAGCTTCTTCAGGTTGCCAATCTGCAAGAATCGCTGCCCACTCCCGAAAAGCTCGAATGCGTGTTGCCACTGCTCCAGGTATTTGAGCGCTCTTGGGGTGATTCGCGATTGGCACGTCTTCCAGTCGTCATAATCAGCCGGGCCGTCCAGCGCCGCTTGGGTCACGCAAATCAGCAGGCGCATCAAGGCAATGCGCTCGTGCGGGCGCACAGCGAGATCGCGGATCTCGTACCCGCGTGAGAACGCCTCGGTGAGGCTTACCATATCAGGTTTGCCATTCTCCAGGACAATCGGTATCCACGGCTTAGTCGTAAGATTCATCCCAGTCCTCCTCAGTCAGTTGCGGGACGAACTCGCGCTCGATCATGATACCCTGATCGGCATGATAGGAAAGCCCTGTCTGTCGTTCGTCGTCAGGCCACCGAATGCTGCCGTCACAGAGCAATCGCCCTACGGCGGTAGGTTGTGAAACGTGATTGGTCAGCCAGCCAGGCCGCTTCATCAGGGCAGTCTTGACAACGAACCACGGCACGCGGACCAGATTGCGGTGTATGGCTTTTGCCGTCTCGAAGTTCCAGTCGCGGTCATGCGCCGTGACCGTTGTGCCATCAAGTAGGCAAAGACGCGCTGAGTGCAAGTCGAGTGTTGTAATCTCCGTCGCTAAGAGTAGTTGGGCCATCGGATAGGTACTGTAGCGAGTTTGGACGTCTTCTTCGTCCGAGAGTGCCGGGTTGAACCAAATGTTTGTGGCCGACAACGCGAAACGTTCGAGCTTATGTTTGTGTTTTTCGAGTTGCTCGCGCAGTTCCCGCCAGCCTTGAGGTTCATCAGCGGATGGCTCGGCATACGTTGCTTCCAGGATCGCGCGAATATCGGTGGGCAGCGTGATGGTGTTGCGGGCTCGCCACTGTTGGAGAGAACGCAAGAGCACGTAGGGCGCATACACTTTGGCGCCCTTGCCCAGCGCAGCGCGAAGCTCTTTCTCTGTTGCACTCTCCAATTGGTCGTTGTTCATCGGTACGTCGCGAATCCAAATCTCCGGCCGCCCAGGCCGGTTTGGCCGGTCGTGTCGCCAGAGCCGTCCAAGACGCTGGAGCAGCATATCGGTTGGAGCGAGATCGGTAATGAGTAGATCAGCGTCTATGTCCACGCTTTGCTCAGCCACCTGTGTGGCGACCAGCACGCAACCGGCAGGCCGTTTGGTTGAGTTTTTGCCCAAAGCCTCCATCCACTTCGCCTCGAGTTCTTCGCGGCGGAAGAGTGGGAACCGCGCGTGCAGGAGCCCAATTGGCGGTCCGCCCTCGCAATTGGTGGCCATCAGGCGGCGGTAGGTTTCTTGCGCCTCATCCACGGTGTTGCGAATCCACAAGACGCATTGGCCCTGCCGGGCGCGATCCAGGCAATCAGCAAGCATCGAATCCGGGTCATCGAATCTCACAGAGACAATTTTTGCCGGTGGCGGTTTACACGGGACTTGGATCGGTGAGGTTCCGGCAGCGGAAAGCAGTGGGTAGGAATCGCTCAACGGTTGGTCTTGGTCCACCTGAAGCAGTTGGCGGCGGCGTGCCTTGGTGAGCGTGGCCGACAGCACGATGACCGTGCAATATAGTTCCCGCAGCCGCTTCACCAGCGCGTCAATCAGCGTGCCGGTGTAAAGGTCGTAAGAGTGGACTTCGTCGAGGATCACGACTTTACCGGCCAGCCCGAATTGGCGCACGAAGAAATGCTTTGCCGCCACGATGCCGAGTAATGCTTGGTCAATCGTGCCGACGCCAAAGGGCGCCAGCAGCGCGCGCTTCGCTGATGCAAACCAAGACCGGCCTGCCTGTACGTGTTTCTGCGCCTCATCATCCGCTTCGCTCGTTGGGCGGAGCTCCAGCGGCTGTTCTGCTTGTACTAACCAGGAGGTGCTGTGCGCCAGACGCACATGTGGTGTATCGGCGCAAATGCGTTGTACAAAGGGTTCCACGCGCAGGTAAATCCGGTTGCTGGTGACTTGCGTGGGTAGTGCAAAGTAGATACCGCTCGCTTTCCCCGACGCCAGGAGTTGATACGCCGCCGCCAACGCCGCCTCGGTCTTTCCGCAGCCCATCGGTCCTTCGATCACATACACGCCCGGCTCGCGAATGGTCTTGATTGCTGCGTTCTGCAAACTGTTGGGTTTATACGATGGGAACAGGTCCTCGAACTCCAGATCATTTCCACGCAGGTGAGGGACGCGCCAGCCAATCGCTGCCAATGCGGCCTGTGCTCGGCGTCTTCGCTCGCATGGGTCTCCATTCGCCTCCTGCGGGAAATGGGTTTCATTCGAACCAATCCAATCGGCCACTGTAATCAGTCCGGCCAAGCACCACAGTGCCGCCTCATCAGCCGGCTTAATGGGGAGGTCGCCGAAGGTGCAGATGAGCTCTGCTGCAAGCCGTTGCCGCTCTTCTTCCCACGGCTCGCAGACCTGAACGCGCTCGCCTTTGATCTGCCCATGGTGCGCGCCGACGACGGCCGCCAAGCGGTGAAGGTGAGAGCTGCTGAGCATCTGTTGCACGGTAAACTGGCTGATCTTTGCATGGTCTGTCTCTCGCACATGCCAGCATTCTTGCAACGCACGCTCTGCCAAACCGTGTTGCACCAACCACGCTTTGCATTTCTGCTGAAATCCTGGCGACACCTTGCCGATGTCATGCAGAGCAGCGAGTGTGGCAGCGCCGGCCTGGTGTAGCGTTTTCACTTGCGCTGGTAGTAATTCCAGCAACGCTTCCGCAACGCAGCCAACATTCAGGCAGTGATCACGGACGTTAATACCGGGACGGCCATCCGCAGTCGTTTTCGCCCAGCATTGCTCATGGTTGATGTTAACGCTATCGGTTATCTTTGGTTTGTGAGGCGCCGGCATAAGCTCTCCAATGGTGTATGCCAGACACGGCCAATTCGCTCAAAACTGTGGACAAAGGGTGAATGGCGAGCTGGGAAGTCAGATCACCCGTGTCTCACATGCTGAAAACAGATGAGCTATTTGATGGTACTTGCCGTTTTTCGTGGCGGGGCGGACGGGGCTCGAACCCGCGACCTCCGACGTGACAGGCCGGCGTTCTAACCAACTGAACTACCGCCCCACCGATTCGTCACCACACGCGATGCGCTGTCGCTGCTTGCTCTCATCCAGAAAACTCAGCCGTCCCTATGCGAAACAGATGGTGGGCGCAGAAGGACTCGAACCTTCGACTTCTCGCGTGTAAGGCGAGCGTTCTAGCCGCTGAACTATGCGCCCTGAGCGTCAACTGCTCATCACGTGGAGCCTGTGCTTCAAACAGCAAGATGGGCATTGTAGTGAGCGAGTTCCACGCCGTCAAGTGACAGAGATAGTCGTGATCGTCTCAATTGCGGGGCTTGAAAAGAAGAATCTGACTCGTTGCCAACAAGTGACGGAGACAGTCGTGGTTGTTTCGATTGCGGGTCTGAGGGAAACAGAGATACTCGTGATCGTCTCAATTGTAGGGCTTGAAAAGAAGAATCTGGCTCGTTGCCGTCACGTGACAGAAATAGTCGTGATCGTTTCAATCAGGGGGTTTGAAAAAAGAAGAAGAAATTTGGCTTGACCTGGACGTAGCGAAAGCTATACAATGCCGAACGTGAAGCGTGGAAAATTCCCTCAGCTTATTTTCCTCAAGCGCCATTGGTGTCTGATTGTGCTGTGGGTTGGCTCGTTGTTGCACATCACGCTGGCCCAAGGGACAGTGAGCATTCATGGGCAAATTTTTCTACCCACGGGGCAGCCCCTGCAAGAAATCACCCGGTTCATGCTGGCCAGTGAAGATGCACGGATCAGTTTTCAGTACCATTATACTGACTCCCAAGGTCGGTTCATCCTTCGTGGCCTCGGCGCATTGAAGCCATACACCATCACCATAGAGAGCGATGGCCGCCGTTACGGAACGACTACGGTCAACTTCTTTGCCCAGCACCGGGGATATGTTCCGATCACTCTGCGTCCCATCGAGAACAAGCCGGAACCCCCGCCGGAAGCGGTCTCAGCTCGCCGGCTGGCACATCCGCCAGCGAAGAAAGCCCTCAAGCTTTACCAAGAGGCTATGCAACAAATCCAGGAAGGGAATGCCAAGTCGGCTGAAGAAAAATTGCGCCGAGCGATTGAAGTGGACCCTGAATTTGTGGACGCATATAACGAGCTGGCGGTCCTGCAGATGGGAAAGAAGGAGTACGCAGCGGCTGTGACGCTGTTGCGCCAGGCGCTAGAGAAAGAACCAGAGGCGCTGCATCCGCTGCTGAACCTGGGCATCAGCTTAAACTATTTGGCTCAGCATCAAGAGGCCATCAAGCCGCTCCGCCACGTCTTGCAGCAGAGTCCCGACTTCATTGTGGCTCACGTGCACTTGGGCATCGCGCTCCTGGAAACTGATCAAGCAACAGAAGCTGAGTCGCACTTAGTCCGTGGTAAAGATGCTCGTGGTCTTGAGCAAGCTCTGGCCTATCTCTATTTGGGAAAGCTCTATGCCCAAGTGGGTAATGTCCCCGAAGCCGTCGCTGCTTGGAAGAGCTATCTGCAGATAGACCCGAACTCGCCCAATGCCGAGCGCATTCGTGCGCTCCTGGCTCAGCTTGGTCATCCGGTGGACAAACGCTAGCGGCCGAAACTACGCTTTTGAAGGCGTAGCAAGCCCTACCAATGGGTGAGCCTAAACTGAGCACCCGTCAGTCTTCTTGACGATGGCGGTCTAAAAGTGCTTGAAGCAGGTGGGGAGCGGCGCGAAAACTTGTCTGCCGAAGAAGCTCAACGGCTCTCACAAAATCAATGAGCCCGCGCGCGGCCGCGTAGTCGAGTAATCCGATGGTTCCGGTGACAGCAAGACCACGTTGCTTGGCTGTCTGTCGCCCCCTGCCTTCATCAATAAGAATGAGGTCCGCCTGCATTTGTTCTGCTAACGTAATACCCTCGCGTTCGCCTGCATCCAAATGCGCTAATGCTGGATCAGTTGTCTCGACCCTCTGCACCATAAGCCACTCTGGAGAAGCGATCCAGCGTTGGATTTTATCTGGTGCGGCTGGCGACTGTAGCTCATAGAGGACCGCCTCAGGAATCACGACACGACCAAACAATTCAGGCAAAATGTAGATGTGGTCAATCAGGACAAGATAATTGATGGGCGTGGTGTTGGAAATGACGATCATTGAGACAGCACTCGATCCAGCGCTTCCCGGTCTTGCTCTAAATCAGCCTCTGTATAGGGCAGGTAAGCGCCTCTCTCTTTCAAGAAGGCCTCCGTTTCCCAGTAGGAGAGGTTCAGCATCTGTTGGACTTGCCCTCTGGTGAGCACACCCGATCGGTAACCCTCGACCGCAATGGCTTCCACCACGCGGCGCGGCAAGTCAGGCCACTGAGTTTCTAATTGGCGCATTATGTCTTCAGGTAATTCGATGGCAATGTTCGTCATACTCCTCTACCAATCAGGCTTTCGATTCCATACTAACGATACCATATCACAGCGGCTTATGCACTCATAGAAATATTTCGCTGCTGAAAGAGGAGCTGGGAGAAGCTTGCTGCAAGCCTCTCCCCTTCGATGAATCAATCACTGTGAGAGTCAAAAAGTGACTGGCTGGGAGAAGCTTGTTGCAAGCCTCTCCCCTTCGATGGTGTAGCGCAAGTTGTCAACTTGCGCCACACCAAGTCAACTAGAAGTTCACCCGAATCCGGAACTGAATCATGCGTGGCCCCGGATCCTGGTTACCCAGATCATTGAAGAATTCAGTCGTGCGACCGAAATCAGTGGAGTCAATGCTGTGCGTAATGCCCGCCGCGGTCGGGCCGCCGATCAAGAAGTTCTGGTAGTTAAACGCATTGAAAAATTCGGTCCAGAACTCAACATTGATCCGCTCGTTCACGCGCGTCTTCTTGATGATTGAGAGGTCAGGTTTAACGAAGCGCGGGCCCGTCAGGTAGATGTACGAGCCAAACTCACCCGGCGTCGTCGGCACATCCAGGATGGCTCGGTTCGAGCGTCCATCTGCCCCAATCAGGTTCGATGGGACGAAGAAGATGTCGCGGGAGCCAGGATCCTTGCGCACCTTGATCAGCTTTCGCAGCTCCCGGATGGTCATGCCTCTCAAGATCACACCAGAATCAGACTGATTCACCGTCCAGCGACCACTGGTGAGCCTGAAGACGCGGCCCGACTGGATACGCACGACGCCGAGAAAATCCCAGCCCTCGATCAGCTTGTTGAAGGCAGCGTTCTCGGTGCTCCACTTGCGGCCCGGCCCGAACGGCAGCTCATACACCCAGTGCGTGACGAATGTATGCCGCAGGTCCCACGGTGATGGCCCTTTGTTCATCTTGGTGTTGCGCAGCGTATGGAAGCTCGAGAAGGAGCTGGCAGCATCGGCATATAGATCGGTGAGCGATTTGCTGAAGCTATAATTCGCGTTCAACATCAATCCCTGGGCCATCCGCCGTCGCAATTCAAGCTGCAGGCCGTGATAGGTGGAGAACGACCCGTTGGTCAACATACCTACCGTGTTGTTGGCTCCGTCCGGGTTCACCTGGAAGAAGTTCGGCGGCAAGGGCCCGGCTGCATCGAAGCCTCGCGCTGCACATGCTGCCAGGCGGT
Encoded here:
- a CDS encoding tetratricopeptide repeat protein yields the protein MPNVKRGKFPQLIFLKRHWCLIVLWVGSLLHITLAQGTVSIHGQIFLPTGQPLQEITRFMLASEDARISFQYHYTDSQGRFILRGLGALKPYTITIESDGRRYGTTTVNFFAQHRGYVPITLRPIENKPEPPPEAVSARRLAHPPAKKALKLYQEAMQQIQEGNAKSAEEKLRRAIEVDPEFVDAYNELAVLQMGKKEYAAAVTLLRQALEKEPEALHPLLNLGISLNYLAQHQEAIKPLRHVLQQSPDFIVAHVHLGIALLETDQATEAESHLVRGKDARGLEQALAYLYLGKLYAQVGNVPEAVAAWKSYLQIDPNSPNAERIRALLAQLGHPVDKR
- a CDS encoding DUF3368 domain-containing protein, with the protein product MIVISNTTPINYLVLIDHIYILPELFGRVVIPEAVLYELQSPAAPDKIQRWIASPEWLMVQRVETTDPALAHLDAGEREGITLAEQMQADLILIDEGRGRQTAKQRGLAVTGTIGLLDYAAARGLIDFVRAVELLRQTSFRAAPHLLQALLDRHRQED
- a CDS encoding UPF0175 family protein, encoding MTNIAIELPEDIMRQLETQWPDLPRRVVEAIAVEGYRSGVLTRGQVQQMLNLSYWETEAFLKERGAYLPYTEADLEQDREALDRVLSQ